The following coding sequences are from one Mycolicibacterium aichiense window:
- the hypB gene encoding hydrogenase nickel incorporation protein HypB, with protein MGRFHRHDDGTVHSHEHGDHEPHSHDHGDHSGYVTGSQRIEVLEDIFAENDTRAAINRTTFEINGIRALNLMSSPGSGKTTVLAATLDELADDLAVGVIEGDIATDLDAAKLGGRGAQISLLNTNNGFGGECHLDAPMVNRALQGLELPLLDLVIIENVGNLVCPAEFDVGEHAKAMVYSVTEGEDKPLKYPVMFRSVDIVLLNKIDLVPHLDADVDTYVSRVREVNPTATILPVSARTGEGMAAWFEWIRRFASGAATAL; from the coding sequence ATGGGTAGGTTTCATCGTCACGACGACGGCACCGTGCACAGCCACGAGCACGGCGACCACGAGCCTCATTCCCACGACCACGGTGACCACAGCGGTTACGTCACCGGCTCACAGCGGATCGAGGTGCTCGAAGACATCTTCGCCGAGAACGACACCCGGGCCGCCATCAACCGGACCACCTTCGAGATCAACGGAATCCGGGCACTCAACTTGATGAGCTCGCCGGGTTCGGGGAAGACGACGGTGCTGGCGGCCACTCTCGACGAGCTTGCGGATGATCTCGCTGTCGGCGTGATCGAGGGCGATATCGCGACCGACCTCGACGCCGCCAAGCTCGGCGGCCGCGGCGCGCAGATCTCCCTGCTCAACACCAACAACGGTTTCGGCGGCGAGTGCCACCTAGATGCCCCGATGGTCAACCGCGCGCTACAGGGCCTGGAGCTGCCGCTGCTGGATCTGGTCATCATCGAGAACGTCGGCAATCTGGTGTGCCCCGCGGAGTTCGACGTCGGCGAGCACGCCAAGGCGATGGTGTACTCGGTGACCGAGGGCGAGGACAAACCGCTGAAATACCCGGTGATGTTCCGCTCCGTCGACATCGTGCTGCTGAACAAGATAGACCTGGTGCCCCACCTGGATGCCGATGTCGACACCTACGTCTCGCGGGTCCGCGAGGTCAACCCGACGGCGACGATCCTGCCGGTGAGTGCACGCACCGGCGAGGGCATGGCGGCCTGGTTCGAGTGGATTCGGCGCTTCGCGTCCGGGGCGGCCACCGCGCTCTGA
- a CDS encoding hydrogenase maturation nickel metallochaperone HypA produces the protein MHELSLCHAIAGVVRPYAAGRRVDVVRVQIGALRQVVPDSLAFCWTLVRDHESMPEAELELEFVAAEVACRSCGQHSEIDSRWTVSCPQCESTDTEIVRGNEFLVTSLDVT, from the coding sequence GTGCACGAATTGTCGCTGTGCCATGCGATTGCCGGGGTGGTGCGGCCGTACGCGGCCGGCCGCCGTGTCGATGTGGTGCGGGTGCAGATCGGCGCGCTGCGGCAGGTGGTCCCCGACTCATTGGCGTTCTGCTGGACGCTGGTCCGCGATCACGAAAGCATGCCCGAGGCGGAGTTGGAGCTCGAGTTCGTCGCCGCGGAGGTGGCCTGCCGCAGCTGTGGGCAGCATTCGGAGATCGACTCCCGCTGGACGGTGTCCTGCCCGCAGTGTGAGAGCACAGACACCGAGATCGTTCGGGGCAACGAGTTCCTGGTCACCTCACTGGATGTGACGTGA
- the hypF gene encoding carbamoyltransferase HypF: MTVRVRLDIAGVVQGVGFRPAVARIAAEYRLGGFVYNDAGSVHCELEGPAVDVEAAVQAIRHRSPPMARIDELSRRHLEPHGDNGFEIIGSRSGDASRTLVPPDVAVCADCLREMRDTADRRYRHPFITCTNCGPRYTVITDLPYDRPATTMAGFPMCPACDAEYHDPVDRRYHAQTIACPKCGPRLRWQPAGGSSTSDDPIGAAVAALQAGLIVAVKGIGGFHLACRADDAAVVAELRRRKNRPAKPFAVMVADLAGAGAIALLDDATATALAAPSAPIVLVAGRPGTVADDVAPGLADVGVMLAYSPVHHQLFDRIGRVPLVMTSANQGGSPIVFRDDDLGWIDGLADAVLTHDRPIHVPCEDSVVMIDDRGAQVPLRRSRGYAPLPVSVPGPLPDRVILATGGDLKTTFCLVGADGHAHMSSHLGDMADPRTQVCFEAALEHLAFMTDRTPDVIACDLHPGYATTAWARRYAEGRPVVAVQHHHAHAVSLLAEHRRLGTPVIAVAYDGTGYGTDGTIWGGELLAITDAARFTRVGHVREFALPGGDGAVRNPARIALDLLHRAGIEWAVDLPPVAALDETSLHILRQQVPRGLGCVPTTSMGRLFDAVASLLGVCQEVSYEGQAAVELEHLARRGDPSPLDFRVADGVLDPAPVIAGIVEGLRRGTPAADLAAGFHDAVIRATATAATECARAAGISVIGLTGGVFANRLVLQGLRQVLAGDGFEVLSHRVVPCNDGGLALGQATIAAATLADGRASAVSERNGICASESPAR, translated from the coding sequence ATGACCGTGCGGGTGCGTCTGGACATCGCCGGGGTGGTGCAGGGCGTCGGCTTCCGCCCGGCGGTGGCACGGATCGCGGCCGAATACCGGCTGGGCGGCTTCGTATACAACGATGCGGGGTCGGTGCACTGCGAGCTGGAAGGCCCGGCAGTCGACGTCGAGGCGGCGGTCCAGGCGATCCGGCACCGAAGCCCGCCGATGGCGCGCATCGACGAACTGTCCCGTCGGCACCTGGAACCGCACGGCGACAACGGTTTTGAGATCATCGGCAGCCGAAGCGGCGACGCGTCTCGCACCCTCGTTCCACCCGACGTCGCGGTGTGCGCGGACTGTCTGCGCGAGATGCGTGACACGGCCGACCGTCGCTACCGGCACCCGTTCATCACCTGTACCAACTGCGGTCCGCGCTACACGGTGATCACCGATCTGCCGTATGACCGGCCCGCGACCACGATGGCCGGTTTCCCGATGTGCCCGGCGTGCGACGCCGAGTACCACGACCCGGTGGACCGCCGCTATCACGCCCAGACCATCGCCTGCCCGAAGTGCGGGCCGCGGCTGAGGTGGCAGCCCGCCGGCGGCTCGTCGACATCCGACGACCCGATCGGCGCGGCGGTGGCCGCGCTGCAAGCCGGGCTGATCGTCGCGGTCAAGGGAATCGGCGGCTTCCATCTGGCCTGCCGCGCCGACGATGCCGCCGTTGTCGCCGAACTGCGGCGCCGTAAGAACCGGCCGGCCAAACCGTTCGCGGTGATGGTCGCCGATCTGGCCGGCGCCGGCGCGATCGCACTGCTCGACGACGCGACGGCCACCGCCTTGGCTGCGCCGTCGGCGCCCATCGTGTTGGTTGCCGGCCGGCCGGGGACGGTGGCCGACGACGTCGCACCGGGCCTGGCCGACGTGGGCGTGATGCTCGCCTACTCTCCGGTGCACCACCAGTTGTTCGATCGGATCGGTCGGGTCCCGCTGGTGATGACGTCGGCGAACCAGGGCGGGTCGCCCATCGTGTTCCGCGATGACGATCTCGGCTGGATCGACGGGCTCGCCGATGCCGTGCTCACCCATGACCGGCCCATCCATGTGCCGTGCGAGGACTCGGTGGTGATGATCGACGACCGCGGCGCGCAGGTGCCGTTGCGACGTTCGCGGGGATACGCCCCGCTGCCGGTGTCGGTGCCCGGACCGCTGCCGGACCGGGTCATCCTGGCCACCGGCGGTGACCTGAAAACCACCTTCTGTCTGGTGGGCGCGGACGGCCATGCCCACATGTCGTCCCATCTCGGCGACATGGCCGACCCGCGGACCCAGGTCTGCTTCGAAGCGGCACTGGAACACCTGGCGTTCATGACCGATCGCACGCCGGACGTGATCGCCTGCGATCTACACCCCGGGTACGCCACCACCGCGTGGGCGCGGCGCTACGCCGAGGGCCGGCCCGTCGTCGCCGTGCAGCACCATCACGCCCACGCCGTCTCGCTGCTCGCCGAACACCGACGGCTGGGTACGCCGGTCATCGCGGTCGCTTACGACGGCACGGGGTACGGCACCGACGGCACCATCTGGGGCGGCGAACTGCTGGCGATCACCGATGCCGCGCGCTTCACCCGGGTAGGGCATGTACGCGAATTCGCGTTGCCCGGCGGTGACGGCGCCGTGCGCAATCCCGCCCGGATCGCCTTGGACCTGCTGCACCGGGCCGGCATCGAGTGGGCCGTCGACCTGCCGCCGGTGGCCGCGCTCGACGAGACCTCACTGCACATCCTGCGCCAGCAGGTCCCGCGCGGCCTCGGCTGTGTCCCCACGACCAGCATGGGGCGGCTCTTCGACGCGGTGGCCAGCCTGCTCGGCGTCTGCCAGGAGGTCAGCTACGAAGGCCAGGCGGCCGTGGAGCTGGAGCATCTGGCTCGACGAGGAGACCCGAGCCCGTTGGACTTCCGTGTCGCCGACGGCGTGCTGGACCCCGCACCGGTGATCGCGGGGATCGTCGAGGGGCTGCGCCGCGGTACACCGGCGGCCGATCTGGCTGCCGGCTTCCACGACGCGGTGATCCGCGCGACAGCTACGGCAGCCACCGAATGCGCTCGGGCGGCCGGGATCTCGGTGATCGGACTGACGGGCGGCGTGTTTGCCAATCGCCTCGTGCTGCAGGGCCTGCGGCAGGTGCTCGCCGGGGACGGCTTCGAGGTGCTCAGTCACCGGGTGGTGCCCTGTAACGACGGTGGGCTGGCGCTGGGCCAGGCCACCATCGCCGCCGCCACGCTCGCCGACGGGCGCGCCTCGGCTGTATCGGAAAGGAACGGCATATGTGCCTCGGAATCCCCGGCAAGGTGA
- a CDS encoding HypC/HybG/HupF family hydrogenase formation chaperone translates to MCLGIPGKVIEIWEEAGTKMSTVDFGGTTKTVCLAYLPDMEIGEYTIVHAGFAITRLDEASANETLRMFRELGVLDEELGGTEGQGRREPA, encoded by the coding sequence ATGTGCCTCGGAATCCCCGGCAAGGTGATCGAAATCTGGGAGGAGGCCGGCACCAAGATGTCTACTGTCGACTTCGGCGGCACCACCAAGACCGTGTGCCTGGCATATCTGCCCGACATGGAGATCGGCGAATACACCATCGTCCATGCGGGATTCGCGATCACCCGGCTCGACGAGGCCTCGGCCAACGAAACGCTGCGGATGTTCCGGGAACTCGGGGTGCTCGACGAGGAACTCGGCGGCACCGAGGGGCAGGGCAGGAGGGAGCCGGCATGA
- the hypD gene encoding hydrogenase formation protein HypD, translated as MKYLDEFRDPAAARTLVDAIRRRASRSWTIMEVCGGQTHSIIRNGIDQLLDGAVEFIHGPGCPVCVTPLEMIDRALEVAARDDVIFCSFGDMLRVPGSRHDLFSVRARGGDVRIVYSPLDATRIAADNPDKQVVFFGVGFETTAPANAMAVLHAHRLGLTNFSVLISHVLVPPAMTAILRSPTRRVQGFLAAGHVCSVMGTAEYGPLVEEFGVPIVVTGFEPLDLLEGVRQVVDQLESGTAELRNAYPRAVSDAGNTVAQQTLADVFTVVDRQWRGIGMIPKSGWALSPRYAEFDAELKFGVGHLQVQESAECHSGEVLQGLLKPNQCPAFGTTCTPRTPLGATMVSSEGACAAYYQFRRLESAANV; from the coding sequence ATGAAGTATCTCGATGAGTTCCGCGATCCGGCGGCCGCGAGGACCCTGGTCGATGCGATCCGGCGCCGGGCCAGCCGTTCCTGGACGATCATGGAAGTGTGTGGCGGGCAGACACATTCGATCATCCGCAACGGCATCGATCAACTACTCGACGGCGCGGTCGAGTTCATCCATGGTCCGGGCTGCCCGGTGTGCGTCACCCCGCTGGAGATGATCGATCGGGCATTGGAGGTCGCTGCCCGTGACGACGTCATCTTCTGTTCGTTCGGCGACATGCTCAGGGTGCCCGGTAGCCGCCACGACCTGTTCAGCGTGCGCGCCCGCGGTGGTGATGTCCGCATCGTCTACTCACCCCTGGACGCAACCCGGATCGCCGCCGACAACCCTGACAAGCAGGTGGTGTTCTTCGGCGTCGGGTTCGAGACCACCGCCCCCGCCAATGCCATGGCGGTGCTTCATGCCCACCGGCTTGGGCTGACCAATTTCTCGGTGCTCATCTCTCATGTTCTGGTACCCCCCGCGATGACGGCCATCCTGCGCTCACCCACCAGGCGGGTGCAGGGCTTCTTGGCCGCCGGCCACGTGTGCAGCGTGATGGGCACCGCGGAGTACGGGCCGCTCGTCGAGGAGTTCGGAGTGCCCATCGTGGTAACGGGATTCGAGCCGCTGGACCTGCTCGAAGGTGTGCGGCAGGTGGTCGATCAGCTCGAATCGGGCACGGCCGAATTGCGCAACGCCTATCCGCGGGCGGTCAGCGACGCGGGCAACACGGTGGCGCAACAGACGCTTGCCGATGTGTTCACGGTGGTCGATCGTCAGTGGCGCGGGATCGGAATGATTCCGAAGTCGGGGTGGGCGCTCTCGCCGCGCTACGCCGAGTTCGATGCCGAATTGAAGTTCGGCGTCGGTCACCTGCAGGTGCAGGAGTCGGCCGAATGCCACAGCGGCGAGGTGTTGCAGGGCCTGCTCAAGCCCAATCAGTGCCCGGCATTCGGCACGACGTGCACGCCCCGTACCCCGCTGGGCGCCACCATGGTGTCCAGCGAGGGAGCCTGTGCTGCGTACTACCAGTTCCGGCGGCTGGAGAGCGCCGCGAATGTCTGA
- the hypE gene encoding hydrogenase expression/formation protein HypE yields MVPVAIDPSDWLCPLPLRETKRIVLGHGGGGILSEELIENLFLPAFGSAGGPSRDSAVLAVAGGRIALTTDSYVVNPLFFPGGNIGDLAVNGTINDLACSGAQPLGLTAGFIIEEGLELEVLGSVAQTMGKAAAGAGVGIVTGDTKVVGRGSADGLFINTAGVGVIPDGVRIGPEQARPGDHVIVSGNLGEHGVAIMSVREGIDFGTTVVTDSAPLHRLVAAMLATVPDPNVVHALRDPTRGGLVASTVEIARAAGVGVELDEQRIPVPDSVASACSFLGLDPLQVANEGKLVAFVDPAHSDAVLAAMRSRPEGAGAVVIGRAVEDHPGMVVGRTPFGTTRVIERELGEQLPRIC; encoded by the coding sequence GTGGTTCCGGTGGCGATCGATCCGTCGGATTGGTTGTGTCCGTTGCCATTACGGGAGACCAAGCGGATAGTGCTCGGCCATGGCGGCGGCGGCATTCTGTCCGAGGAGCTGATCGAGAATCTGTTCCTGCCGGCCTTCGGCTCGGCGGGTGGCCCGTCCCGCGACTCCGCGGTGCTGGCCGTTGCCGGTGGGCGCATTGCCCTGACCACAGATTCCTATGTGGTCAACCCGCTGTTCTTTCCGGGCGGCAACATCGGGGACTTGGCTGTCAATGGAACGATCAACGATCTCGCGTGCAGCGGTGCTCAGCCGCTGGGGTTGACCGCCGGGTTCATCATCGAGGAGGGTTTGGAGCTCGAGGTGCTCGGGTCCGTCGCCCAGACGATGGGCAAGGCGGCCGCCGGCGCGGGGGTGGGCATCGTCACCGGCGATACCAAGGTCGTCGGAAGAGGCAGTGCGGATGGCCTTTTCATCAATACCGCCGGTGTCGGCGTGATACCAGACGGCGTCCGCATTGGGCCTGAGCAAGCCCGTCCCGGTGACCACGTGATCGTGTCCGGCAATCTTGGCGAGCATGGCGTGGCGATCATGAGTGTGCGCGAAGGTATCGACTTCGGGACGACGGTGGTCACCGACAGCGCGCCGTTGCACCGGTTGGTGGCGGCGATGCTGGCGACGGTGCCCGACCCGAACGTCGTACACGCCCTGCGTGATCCGACCCGCGGGGGGCTGGTCGCCTCGACCGTGGAGATCGCCCGCGCCGCCGGTGTCGGTGTCGAACTCGACGAGCAGCGCATCCCGGTGCCGGACTCGGTTGCCTCGGCATGCAGTTTCCTGGGGCTCGATCCGCTACAGGTTGCCAACGAGGGTAAGTTGGTGGCCTTCGTCGACCCCGCGCACAGCGATGCCGTGTTGGCGGCCATGCGATCCCGGCCCGAGGGAGCGGGGGCGGTCGTTATCGGCCGCGCTGTCGAGGATCACCCGGGCATGGTCGTGGGTCGCACCCCCTTCGGCACCACCCGGGTGATCGAACGTGAACTGGGCGAACAACTTCCAAGAATCTGCTGA
- a CDS encoding GntR family transcriptional regulator, translated as MSVEPTSLLRLEKTSLREQALTALRRAITTGQLTPGTHLVETELSEALQISRGTLREAMRQLQQEGLISSGARGRLSVRHLDAKEIRDIFGVRAALEALAARELAALPDRDTAVAALRHAVSEMDKWAAANLEDRIEADLRFHRTMCQLTGNETLLHQWSSLEGSIRMSIMFAGVDRAIKNMNAKRHNDIVDAIESGDGQRAADAVHEHMTGAASVLVA; from the coding sequence ATGTCCGTCGAACCGACGTCACTGCTGCGCCTGGAGAAGACCAGCTTGCGCGAACAGGCGCTGACTGCATTGCGCCGCGCCATCACCACCGGCCAGCTGACACCGGGTACCCACCTGGTCGAGACGGAACTGTCTGAGGCACTGCAGATCAGCCGCGGAACGCTGCGGGAGGCCATGCGGCAGCTTCAGCAGGAAGGCCTGATCTCCTCCGGCGCGCGCGGCCGGTTGTCGGTGCGCCACCTCGACGCAAAGGAGATTCGCGACATCTTCGGAGTCCGGGCGGCGCTGGAAGCACTGGCCGCCCGCGAGTTGGCCGCGCTACCCGATCGCGACACAGCAGTGGCAGCCCTGCGACATGCGGTCAGCGAGATGGACAAGTGGGCCGCCGCCAATCTGGAAGACCGGATCGAAGCCGATCTGCGCTTCCACCGGACGATGTGTCAGCTGACCGGCAACGAGACGCTGCTGCATCAATGGTCGTCTCTGGAGGGCAGCATCCGGATGTCGATCATGTTCGCCGGCGTCGATCGCGCCATCAAGAACATGAATGCCAAGCGTCACAATGACATTGTCGACGCCATCGAATCGGGCGACGGACAGCGTGCAGCCGATGCGGTCCACGAGCACATGACCGGGGCCGCATCGGTTCTCGTCGCCTAA
- a CDS encoding transketolase family protein — protein MTTAAPQKLKTSAMIASFADPGQKTAPAPFGHALVKAAQANDRIVGLTADLGKYTDMHIFANEFPDRFFQMGMAEQLLFGAAAGMAETGLIPFASTYSVFAARRAYDFICLDIAEPNLNVNVIGGLPGLTTGYGPSHQATEDIAIFRGMPNLTIVDPCDSVDIEQAVPQLAEHPGPTYLRLLRGNVPTVLDEYDYRFELGKAKVLRDGADVVLIASGLMTMRALQAADRLGAHKVDVAVVHTPTIKPFDAETVLAQVDTDRLVLTCENHTVVGGLFETVASAAVRRGLSKQITPIGLPDEFLAAGALPTLHDRYGLSTDKIVATVLDRL, from the coding sequence ATGACCACCGCGGCACCGCAGAAGTTGAAGACCTCGGCGATGATCGCGTCGTTCGCCGATCCCGGCCAGAAGACGGCGCCGGCACCGTTCGGCCACGCGCTGGTCAAGGCGGCGCAGGCGAATGACCGGATCGTCGGCCTGACTGCCGATCTCGGCAAGTACACCGACATGCACATCTTCGCCAACGAGTTTCCCGACCGCTTCTTCCAGATGGGAATGGCCGAACAGCTGCTGTTCGGCGCGGCGGCGGGGATGGCCGAGACGGGACTGATTCCCTTCGCCTCGACCTACTCGGTGTTCGCCGCGCGCCGGGCCTACGACTTCATCTGCCTCGACATCGCCGAGCCCAATCTCAACGTCAACGTCATCGGCGGTTTGCCAGGACTCACCACCGGATACGGCCCGTCACACCAGGCCACAGAGGACATCGCCATCTTCCGGGGCATGCCGAATCTGACGATCGTCGACCCGTGTGACTCCGTCGACATCGAACAGGCAGTCCCCCAGCTCGCCGAGCATCCCGGCCCTACCTATCTACGGTTGCTGCGCGGCAACGTGCCCACGGTGCTCGACGAATACGACTACCGATTCGAACTCGGCAAGGCCAAGGTGCTCCGGGACGGCGCCGACGTGGTCCTCATCGCCAGTGGCCTGATGACCATGCGGGCGTTGCAGGCCGCCGACCGGCTCGGCGCACACAAGGTCGACGTCGCGGTCGTGCACACCCCGACCATCAAACCTTTCGACGCCGAAACGGTTCTGGCCCAGGTTGATACCGACCGGCTGGTCCTCACCTGCGAGAACCACACCGTCGTCGGCGGCCTGTTCGAAACGGTGGCCTCGGCGGCGGTGCGGCGCGGGTTGAGCAAGCAGATCACTCCGATTGGACTGCCGGACGAGTTCTTGGCGGCCGGCGCGCTCCCCACCCTGCACGATCGGTACGGCCTGTCGACGGACAAGATCGTCGCCACCGTGCTCGACCGGCTGTAG
- a CDS encoding transketolase gives MTTATRVARVSEAAYRIRHHALNMGEAQGQGYVGQALGAADMLAAVYADQLNYRPQDPHWDGRDRFLLSTGHYAIGLYAALAEAGILDVGELATYGSDDSRLPMSGMASYTPGMEISGGSLGHGLTVAVGMALGLRHQGNTARVINLLSDGELDEGSTWEAAMGASHHGLSNLIATVDINALQADGPTAGVLRTEPVADKWAACGWHVQRVDGNDVAALLTAFDQVSADTPSVILCDTRIGRGVALLETREKAHFMRIDADEWQICRDQLTAGYEGVPA, from the coding sequence ATGACCACCGCTACCCGGGTCGCGCGCGTCAGCGAGGCCGCCTACCGAATACGTCATCACGCCCTCAACATGGGTGAGGCACAAGGCCAGGGTTACGTCGGGCAGGCACTCGGTGCCGCCGACATGCTGGCCGCCGTGTACGCCGACCAACTGAATTACCGGCCGCAAGATCCGCACTGGGATGGCCGGGACCGGTTCTTGTTGTCCACCGGCCACTACGCCATCGGCCTCTACGCCGCACTGGCCGAGGCGGGCATCCTGGACGTCGGCGAACTGGCCACCTACGGCTCGGACGACTCCCGTCTTCCGATGTCCGGAATGGCCAGCTACACACCGGGAATGGAGATCTCGGGAGGGTCGCTCGGACACGGATTGACCGTTGCCGTGGGAATGGCACTGGGCCTGCGCCATCAGGGCAACACCGCCAGGGTGATCAACTTGCTGTCCGACGGCGAGCTCGACGAGGGTTCGACGTGGGAGGCGGCGATGGGCGCTTCTCATCACGGGTTGTCGAATCTAATTGCCACGGTGGACATCAACGCCTTGCAGGCCGACGGTCCCACCGCCGGCGTTCTACGCACCGAACCGGTTGCCGACAAATGGGCCGCCTGCGGCTGGCACGTTCAGCGCGTCGACGGCAACGACGTCGCAGCGCTGTTGACGGCGTTCGATCAGGTCAGCGCCGACACACCATCAGTCATTCTGTGCGACACCAGAATCGGACGGGGCGTTGCGCTCCTCGAGACTCGGGAGAAGGCGCACTTCATGCGGATCGACGCTGACGAATGGCAGATCTGCCGCGATCAGCTGACCGCAGGTTACGAAGGAGTTCCGGCATGA
- a CDS encoding MFS transporter: MSDDALTMRGPVNGTPDAKRVAIGSGVGAVIETYDFIGFGTAAALYFGHAFFPNSSPVAGTLAAFATLGVGFAARPLGGIIGGHLGDRLGRKPVLVASLIVMGLATFAIGLLPTYAAVGVLAPALLVAVRIIQGLAFGAEWGGAILMSYEHAPWKQKGRYTGIVQAGFPVGLLLANLVFLVSVHIGGDWAWRVPFLASIVLVIVGLIIRARVPESPVFTDVKDEGKIVKSPITQVIKTDWRNILRGIGLRIAETAGYAVSITYMISYLKNAQLADKTETLVALCIASFVGIFATMAWARLTDKVGRRPVYIWVCAFGIPFGVLMFLLVNTGFLLVIIATFVIAYGVCQNALAGAQGAWFPELFTANTRASGASLAYQISAMVSGFTPFITTLLYEGFGWIGPALLFSAYAAIGLVAAIATRETWGAAERSAAEAATADASARHSLAA; encoded by the coding sequence ATGAGCGACGACGCTCTGACAATGCGGGGCCCGGTGAACGGCACACCGGACGCCAAGCGGGTTGCGATCGGCTCCGGAGTGGGAGCCGTCATCGAGACCTATGACTTCATCGGGTTCGGGACGGCCGCCGCGCTGTACTTCGGCCACGCGTTCTTTCCCAACTCCAGCCCGGTGGCCGGCACGCTGGCAGCGTTCGCCACCCTCGGAGTCGGCTTCGCCGCCCGCCCACTCGGCGGGATCATCGGCGGCCACCTCGGCGACCGGCTCGGGCGCAAGCCGGTGCTGGTCGCCTCTCTCATCGTCATGGGGCTGGCCACCTTCGCGATCGGCCTGCTGCCGACCTACGCGGCCGTCGGCGTGCTCGCCCCGGCTCTGCTGGTGGCGGTGCGCATCATCCAGGGTCTGGCATTCGGCGCCGAATGGGGCGGCGCCATCTTGATGAGCTACGAGCACGCACCGTGGAAGCAGAAGGGTCGCTACACCGGCATCGTGCAGGCCGGCTTCCCGGTGGGACTACTGCTGGCCAACCTCGTCTTCCTGGTCAGCGTTCACATCGGCGGCGACTGGGCCTGGCGGGTCCCCTTCCTGGCCAGCATCGTGCTCGTCATAGTGGGGCTCATCATCCGCGCCCGGGTGCCCGAGTCCCCGGTCTTCACCGATGTCAAGGACGAGGGCAAGATCGTCAAGTCCCCGATCACCCAGGTCATCAAGACCGATTGGCGAAACATTCTGCGCGGCATCGGGCTTCGCATCGCCGAGACCGCCGGATACGCAGTGTCGATCACCTACATGATCAGCTACCTGAAGAACGCCCAACTGGCCGACAAGACCGAAACCCTTGTGGCTCTGTGCATCGCTTCCTTCGTCGGCATCTTCGCCACCATGGCATGGGCCCGGCTCACCGACAAAGTCGGACGACGCCCCGTCTACATCTGGGTCTGCGCGTTCGGCATCCCGTTCGGCGTCCTAATGTTCCTGCTGGTCAACACCGGCTTCCTTCTGGTCATCATCGCCACCTTCGTCATCGCATACGGCGTGTGTCAGAACGCGTTGGCCGGCGCTCAGGGTGCCTGGTTCCCCGAGCTGTTCACCGCGAACACACGCGCCTCCGGAGCCTCACTCGCCTACCAGATTTCGGCCATGGTCTCCGGGTTCACCCCTTTCATCACGACGCTGCTCTATGAAGGCTTCGGCTGGATCGGTCCCGCTCTACTGTTCTCCGCCTACGCCGCGATCGGCTTGGTGGCTGCCATCGCCACCCGCGAAACCTGGGGGGCGGCCGAGCGCAGTGCAGCTGAGGCGGCCACCGCCGATGCGTCGGCTCGGCACTCCCTGGCCGCGTGA
- a CDS encoding sugar phosphate isomerase/epimerase family protein produces MSTAFHGRLGCSTITFRHQALPRALATIADLGFTEIDLGALPGVCDHVPYVLDDGAVEEVAATVNRSGLTIRSINCDVGDLNVAVDGAQRSARSRHLEMLIALAAVTGARALVLPCGALSHQPRASLDADLGRVADELRAAAETARDCGVELWTESLHFHRLCFDIDRAQKLYDRLGDDVGIVMDFSHIVASGGDPVDFTNRFGARISHVHIRDALPGNINLSVGNGAVDFGRGLKALADSGYSGHFALELETRDVSDDERPAAAVLAGQVISELI; encoded by the coding sequence ATGAGCACCGCTTTCCACGGCCGCCTCGGCTGTTCCACCATCACTTTTCGGCACCAGGCGCTGCCGCGGGCGTTGGCGACGATCGCTGATCTCGGATTCACCGAGATCGACCTCGGTGCGCTGCCCGGTGTGTGCGACCACGTGCCGTACGTGCTCGACGACGGGGCCGTCGAGGAGGTTGCCGCGACTGTCAATCGGTCCGGCCTGACGATTCGGTCCATCAACTGCGACGTGGGTGATCTGAACGTCGCCGTGGATGGCGCGCAACGCTCGGCACGGTCCCGCCATCTCGAGATGCTCATCGCACTGGCGGCGGTGACCGGAGCGCGCGCTCTGGTGCTGCCGTGCGGAGCGTTGAGCCACCAACCGAGGGCAAGTCTCGATGCGGATCTCGGCCGAGTTGCCGACGAGTTGCGCGCCGCAGCGGAAACGGCGCGCGATTGCGGAGTCGAGTTGTGGACCGAGTCCCTGCACTTTCATCGGCTGTGCTTCGACATCGACCGTGCGCAGAAGCTGTACGACCGGCTCGGTGATGACGTCGGGATCGTGATGGATTTCAGTCACATCGTCGCGTCCGGCGGCGACCCGGTCGACTTCACCAACCGATTCGGTGCGCGTATCAGCCATGTCCACATCCGAGATGCGTTGCCGGGCAACATCAATCTATCCGTGGGCAATGGCGCGGTCGATTTCGGCCGCGGTCTCAAGGCGCTGGCCGACAGCGGCTACAGCGGCCACTTCGCCCTTGAACTGGAAACCCGCGACGTCAGCGACGACGAGCGCCCCGCGGCGGCAGTCCTTGCGGGCCAAGTCATTTCCGAACTCATCTGA